A part of Puntigrus tetrazona isolate hp1 chromosome 21, ASM1883169v1, whole genome shotgun sequence genomic DNA contains:
- the LOC122326956 gene encoding uncharacterized protein LOC122326956, with amino-acid sequence MSRSNFRCLHITSCMSNGGRPREDGSVKIRQPTRDESCKASIIMLMKVHCQGVKKFVKLPNDFTFQDFLTEVKSKFGFASSAALQVFDDTDTNVEEDIFQELIEANPHLCLTVKCLEELSAGLPEVNTPTRSSTPSTCTDTLSVSSADYDEADIAVNRQSPRACSRETLDAEKAKQTIQDALEKQSGGEEVLEEYQATKTLKHSTRRQLVNIVVSHMTETYGRIPTHKQRETYALGIVSLFPSLRDPFSAKGYAGQARTSSSCISVQPIPLKPLQQAQALFLSAAFLKRNVSLK; translated from the exons ATGAGTAGATCCAATTTCCGGTGCTTGCACATTACTTCCTGTATGTCTAATGGCGGACGGCCACGTGAAGACGGCAGTGTTAAGAT TAGACAACCCACTCGAGACGAGAGCTGCAAAG CAAGTATCATCATGTTGATGAAAGTGCATTGTCAAGGTGTGAAGAAATTTGTGAAATTGCCTAATGATTTCACATTCCAAGATTTTCTCACTGAAG ttaaaagcaAATTTGGGTTTGCAAGCTCTGCAGCTCTTCAAGTCTTTGATGACACAGACACCAATGTGGAGGAGGACATCTTCCAAGAACTGATTGAAGCCAATCCACATTTatgtttaactgttaaatgtCTGGAAGAACTTTCTGCTGGCCTGCCAGAGG TGAATACACCAACAAGATCCTCGACCCCCAGCACATGCACTGATACTCTTTCAGTCTCTTCAGCTGACTATGATGAGGCAGACATAGCAGTGAACAGGCAGTCTCCACGGGCTTGCAGCAGAGAGACATTGGATGCTGAAAAGGCAAAACAG ACTATCCAAGATGCCCTGGAAAAACAATCTGGTGGTGAGGAAGTTTTGGAGGAATACCAGGCAACTAAAACTTTGAAGCACAGCACCAGACGCCAACTTGTCAATATTGTTGTCAGTCACATGACAGAGACTTACGG GAGGATCCCCACCCATAAACAGCGTGAGACTTATGCTTTAGGAATTGTTAgtctctttccttctttgagAGACCCATTTTCAGCAAAGGGCTAC GCAGGGCAGGCCCGCACTTCATCCTCTTGCATTTCGGTGCAGCCTATTCCGCTGAAACCTCTGCAGCAGGCTCAAGCACTTTTCCTCTCAGCAGCCTTTTTAAAGAGAAACGTCTCCCTAAAATGA